The Sesamum indicum cultivar Zhongzhi No. 13 linkage group LG6, S_indicum_v1.0, whole genome shotgun sequence genome has a segment encoding these proteins:
- the LOC105164995 gene encoding protein GAMETE EXPRESSED 1 isoform X2, with protein sequence MNHRPYHQFLLLFWILALSSQTRLSWSWFFSSDKETNANEQIPRNKGVYKDVVSEFSMEALNDRKGVQLIENAKSKMLVPNTCWQAAYLNVFEGCSKTLADEELRSRLAWHLSNCFQQHTGRPPFPYCDAKSAMKNCLKNLDRDAHKVYLQYFLETNSICHQLQTDAFKHQTERLVNELKSSAEYAEVKLGKIEEQGEVLLQNAGKVHDSLASIDVRTQQVAETSRMVEDRVNTVLRYSEAVYEQSKGIAASQVELSEGQATMKENLAQGMALLKDSYENLGVEIVNLRNEAVEIEKEIGKVGDAMFSKMTTLQSKADDIGNIAGTSLDKQKQLLDGQSVALEGLHFLTKFQSQALEESRVTLQKLVEFGQKQQEELLQRQKQLHQSHDHLVENSKLMLAAQEAFESKQASMFVAIDKLFALHSAMLFESRVIIAFLVYSVAIFIIYMLTSIKHAYNVCV encoded by the exons ATGAATCATCGCCCTTACCATCAGTTCTTGCTCTTGTTTTGGATTCTAGCACTGTCTTCACAAACTCGATTGTCATGGAGTTGGTTCTTTTCTTCCGATAAAGAGACTAATGCAAACGAGCAGATTCCAAGGAACAAGGGGGTTTACAAGGATGTTGTCTCTGAGTTCTCGATGGAAGCCCTTAATGATCGGAAGGGCGTCCAGCTGATCGAGAATGCTAAGAGTAAAATGCTCGTCCCAAATACTTGTTGGCAAGCTGCTTACCTGAATGTGTTTGAGGGATGTTCAAAAACCCTTGCTGATGAAGAATTACGGTCTAGACTGGCCTGGCATCTCAGCAACTGTTTTCAGCAGCACACGGGCCGACCACCGTTTCCTTATTGTGATGCAAAATCTGCCATGAAGAACTGCTTGAAGAATCTTGATAGAGATGCTCACAAAGTTTATCTTCAGTACTTTCTTGAGACAAACTCCATATGTCACCAGTTGCA GACTGACGCATTTAAGCATCAAACGGAGAGATTGGTGAATGAACTCAAGAGTTCTGCTGAATACGCAGAAGTGAAATTAGGAAAGATAGAAGAACAGGGAGAGGTTTTACTGCAGAATGCAGGAAAGGTACACGACTCTTTGGCTTCGATAGATGTAAGAACTCAGCAAGTTGCAGAAACATCGAGAATGGTGGAGGATCGTGTTAACACAGTGTTGAGATATTCTGAAGCAGTTTATGAGCAGTCCAAGGGAATAGCAGCTTCTCAGGTGGAGTTGAGTGAAGGTCAAGCTACAATGAAGGAGAATTTGGCACAAGGAATGGCTTTACTTAAGGATTCTTATGAAAATTTGGGTGTAGAAATTGTGAATTTGAGAAATGAAGCAGTTGAAATAGAGAAGGAGATTGGCAAAGTTGGGGATGCAATGTTTTCTAAGATGACAACTCTGCAGAGTAAAGCTGATGATATTGGGAATATAGCAGGGACATCCTTGGATAAACAGAAACAACTTCTTGATGGGCAGTCTGTAGCTCTTGAGGGTCTCCATTTTCTCACCAAATTTCAGTCCCAGGCCCTTGAAGAGAGCAG GGTAACTCTGCAAAAGTTGGTTGAGTTTGGGCAAAAACAGCAAGAAGAACTACTGCAAAGGCAAAAGCAACTTCATCAGTCTCATGATCATCTAGTGGAAAACTCAAAACTGATGTTAGCAGCTCAG GAAGCATTCGAATCAAAGCAAGCAAGCATGTTTGTTGCAATAGACAAGCTATTTGCCTTGCACAGCGCCATGTTGTTCGAATCAAGAGTGATCATCGCGTTCCTTGTATACTCAGTTGCAATCTTCATCATCTACATGCTGACTAGTATAAAACACGCATACAAT GTCTGTGTCTAA
- the LOC105164994 gene encoding uncharacterized protein LOC105164994 yields MEWLGFMEPVPDDVVEDKSHSFKLVPWMSWDEWKFVRESLFSSSPDSVASALQRISTWRSRGCTAMAIEVTASIVETQQQDPFFRNDLNESASQSEEMLAMLYCMAIMRLVNGVVEKTRKKNEISIGEAADAIGIPRMLIDIRHEGSHRDLPSLQLVRLASKKALDWLVSYYWKPQEEAIPTQSNQAAKLRKEIKRRLREVALCLKTKQMAKSSSSHVKGKRVRQTEHLYGRSKLLFLMAGKTSHSTNLAGSKKQLAKSLKNILRLYSSLSPEVVNVLLEYLLSSLGSSNLAEHLEDSQIVNENKQTAFDDWKSVVLKLSRKEPEFLLTLTQAVLEKMENHEANYGIDGHQSPENSTNTHRFESLSYLFEWLTGNLKTLYPVRQKESAESKDSKTEKHLQKATVLGFLRRCLLVSPPGNRKLMGAALTLAQQTGDRSLLHKLKKLALLDLSTSEANSVYSSNETILSGEEYSIRQAEEKFELIRQFRMQSKHIKPKQSAMETKSKWAVAKSWNPCPIGMLPHTVGFSGRLPVLDRVNECTEAATLSDSKENRQLNRCGKRDAETDIEEKANTSVKKMKETEEDHVPHYQGDISSQGVKGHLMIDGVWKEVGEEELLALTSAVRLLV; encoded by the exons ATGGAGTGGCTAGGGTTTATGGAACCCGTGCCTGACGACGTCGTAGAAGACAAGTCCCACAGCTTCAAGCTGGTGCCATGGATGAGCTGGGATGAATGGAAGTTTGTGAGGGAGTCCCTTTTCTCTTCCTCTCCTGATTCCGTTGCTTCTGCGCTCCAAAGG ATATCCACGTGGAGGAGCAGAGGATGCACCGCTATGGCGATTGAAGTTACTGCTTCCATTGTAGAAACTCAGCAGCAAGATCCTTTCTTTAG AAATGACTTGAATGAAAGTGCTTCACAGTCTGAGGAAATGCTGGCCATGCTCTACTGCATGGCGATTATGAG GCTTGTAAATGGTGTGGTTGAGAAGACCcggaagaaaaatgaaatttcaataGGCGAAGCAGCTGATGCCATTGGCATTCCAAGAATGCTCATTGATATTCGTCATG AGGGTTCTCACCGTGATCTTCCTTCTCTTCAACTGGTTCGTCTTGCATcaaaaaag GCACTTGATTGGTTGGTATCATATTACTGGAAACCCCAAGAAGAGGCAATTCCTACTCAAAGCAACCAAGCTGCTAAGCTCAGGAAAGAAATCAAGCGCAGACTACGGGAAGTCGCACTTTGtctgaaaacaaaacaaatggCAAAATCTAGTTCTTCACATGTCAAGGGAAAAC GTGTTAGACAAACGGAACACCTATATGGACGTAGCAAGCTTCTATTTCTTATGGCTGGGAAGACATCACATTCTACTAACCTTGCAG GTTCTAAGAAGCAGCTTGCCAAATCATTGAAAAACATCCTACGGTTGtattcttctctttctccaGAAGTAGTCAATGTTCTCTTAGAATACTTGTTGAGTTCATTAGGCTCATCCAACTTAGCAGAGCACCTGGAGGATTCGCAAATTGTCAATGAAAATAAGCAAACTGCATTTGATGATTGGAAATCTGTCGTCTTGAAATTGTCAAGAAAAGAACCAGAATTTCTTTTAACACTCACTCAGGCAGTTCTTGAAAAGATGGAGAATCATGAGGCCAATTATGGAATAG ATGGCCATCAATCTCCTGAGAATTCCACCAACACTCACCGATTTGAATCACTGTCATATTTGTTTGAGTGGCTTACCGGAAATCTGAAGACACTCTATCCTGTTCGACAAAAAGAATCGGCAGAAAGCAAAGATTCTAAGACAGAGAAGCATCTGCAGAAGGCAACTGTACTAGGATTTCTGCGCAGATGCCTTTTGGTGTCCCCTCCTGGCAACAGGAAGCTAATGGGTGCAGCCCTTACTCTTGCGCAGCAGACTGGAGATAGGTCTCTACTCCATAAGCTAAAGAAGCTTGCTTTACTGGATCTGTCAACTTCAGAAGCAAACTCTGTCTACTCTTCTAATGAGACCATTCTTTCCGGAGAAGAATACTCCATTCGGCAGGCTGAAGAGAAGTTTGAGTTAATCAGACAATTCCGGATGCAGAGCAAACatataaaaccaaaacaaTCTGCGATGGAAACTAAGAGCAAATGGGCTGTGGCAAAATCATGGAATCCATGCCCCATTGGCATGCTACCTCATACAGTTGGCTTTTCTGGTCGACTTCCAGTTCTTGACCGCGTTAATGAGTGCACAGAAGCAGCAACATTATCAGATAGCAAAGAAAATCGCCAACTGAATCGATGTGGCAAAAGAGACGCTGAGACTGACATTGAGGAAAAGGCTAACACATCTGTtaagaaaatgaaggaaacTGAAGAAGATCATGTGCCACATTATCAGGGTGATATCAGCTCACAAGGTGTTAAAGGTCATCTGATGATTGATGGGGTGTGGAAGGAAGTTGGAGAGGAAGAGTTGCTCGCCCTTACATCAGCTGTAAGATTACTAGTTTAA
- the LOC105164995 gene encoding protein GAMETE EXPRESSED 1 isoform X1 — MNHRPYHQFLLLFWILALSSQTRLSWSWFFSSDKETNANEQIPRNKGVYKDVVSEFSMEALNDRKGVQLIENAKSKMLVPNTCWQAAYLNVFEGCSKTLADEELRSRLAWHLSNCFQQHTGRPPFPYCDAKSAMKNCLKNLDRDAHKVYLQYFLETNSICHQLQTDAFKHQTERLVNELKSSAEYAEVKLGKIEEQGEVLLQNAGKVHDSLASIDVRTQQVAETSRMVEDRVNTVLRYSEAVYEQSKGIAASQVELSEGQATMKENLAQGMALLKDSYENLGVEIVNLRNEAVEIEKEIGKVGDAMFSKMTTLQSKADDIGNIAGTSLDKQKQLLDGQSVALEGLHFLTKFQSQALEESRVTLQKLVEFGQKQQEELLQRQKQLHQSHDHLVENSKLMLAAQEAFESKQASMFVAIDKLFALHSAMLFESRVIIAFLVYSVAIFIIYMLTSIKHAYNVRHRLYLGLCLTFLIEVTILWYTTTDAEEQGRIIHMVRLLFGFLASIQYLYAIFTYRDYEMLNHKMLLAIMEKVNSMQRTKELLSWDTDIDSEINWSSWVDTELPEDVGLLEDPDYLLPEEVGENSSVTSSSTKRYNLRRRY; from the exons ATGAATCATCGCCCTTACCATCAGTTCTTGCTCTTGTTTTGGATTCTAGCACTGTCTTCACAAACTCGATTGTCATGGAGTTGGTTCTTTTCTTCCGATAAAGAGACTAATGCAAACGAGCAGATTCCAAGGAACAAGGGGGTTTACAAGGATGTTGTCTCTGAGTTCTCGATGGAAGCCCTTAATGATCGGAAGGGCGTCCAGCTGATCGAGAATGCTAAGAGTAAAATGCTCGTCCCAAATACTTGTTGGCAAGCTGCTTACCTGAATGTGTTTGAGGGATGTTCAAAAACCCTTGCTGATGAAGAATTACGGTCTAGACTGGCCTGGCATCTCAGCAACTGTTTTCAGCAGCACACGGGCCGACCACCGTTTCCTTATTGTGATGCAAAATCTGCCATGAAGAACTGCTTGAAGAATCTTGATAGAGATGCTCACAAAGTTTATCTTCAGTACTTTCTTGAGACAAACTCCATATGTCACCAGTTGCA GACTGACGCATTTAAGCATCAAACGGAGAGATTGGTGAATGAACTCAAGAGTTCTGCTGAATACGCAGAAGTGAAATTAGGAAAGATAGAAGAACAGGGAGAGGTTTTACTGCAGAATGCAGGAAAGGTACACGACTCTTTGGCTTCGATAGATGTAAGAACTCAGCAAGTTGCAGAAACATCGAGAATGGTGGAGGATCGTGTTAACACAGTGTTGAGATATTCTGAAGCAGTTTATGAGCAGTCCAAGGGAATAGCAGCTTCTCAGGTGGAGTTGAGTGAAGGTCAAGCTACAATGAAGGAGAATTTGGCACAAGGAATGGCTTTACTTAAGGATTCTTATGAAAATTTGGGTGTAGAAATTGTGAATTTGAGAAATGAAGCAGTTGAAATAGAGAAGGAGATTGGCAAAGTTGGGGATGCAATGTTTTCTAAGATGACAACTCTGCAGAGTAAAGCTGATGATATTGGGAATATAGCAGGGACATCCTTGGATAAACAGAAACAACTTCTTGATGGGCAGTCTGTAGCTCTTGAGGGTCTCCATTTTCTCACCAAATTTCAGTCCCAGGCCCTTGAAGAGAGCAG GGTAACTCTGCAAAAGTTGGTTGAGTTTGGGCAAAAACAGCAAGAAGAACTACTGCAAAGGCAAAAGCAACTTCATCAGTCTCATGATCATCTAGTGGAAAACTCAAAACTGATGTTAGCAGCTCAG GAAGCATTCGAATCAAAGCAAGCAAGCATGTTTGTTGCAATAGACAAGCTATTTGCCTTGCACAGCGCCATGTTGTTCGAATCAAGAGTGATCATCGCGTTCCTTGTATACTCAGTTGCAATCTTCATCATCTACATGCTGACTAGTATAAAACACGCATACAATGTGAGACACAGGCTGTATTTAG GTCTGTGTCTAACATTCTTGATTGAAGTAACAATACTGTGGTATACAACGACCGATGCTGAAGAGCAAGGAAGGATAATACATATGGTCAGGTTACTTTTTGGGTTTCTAGCATCCATCCAGTATCTATACGCCATTTTTACCTACAg AGATTATGAGATGCTGAACCATAAAATGCTATTGGCAATAATGGAAAAGGTGAACAGCATGCAGAGGACCAAAGAGCTATTGTCATGGGACACGGACATTGATAGTGAGATAAATTGGTCTTCATGGGTTGATACAGAGTTACCAGAAGATGTGGGCTTGTTGGAGGATCCTGATTATTTATTGCCTGAAGAAGTTGGGGAGAATTCCTCGGTCACCAGCTCAAGCACTAAGAGATATAACCTCCGTAGGCgttattag
- the LOC105164996 gene encoding uncharacterized protein LOC105164996 isoform X2 encodes MLWYQLTGVDDLMALLLELLSLVVGLMVRPFSLVRLSFQIGVQSICFVVQTWIEMLRTVVYLHLVIFWRLTILAMALLSLPVRAFAALYRERMLEMQIRRMKTELENAFWDRKELKERLQIAIRECKMMEVMLKELEGEHDEAIVKIELLLEEVQDLKDEIRRLKEIQGKAFWEKRGQADTGNGSSIKNSDHFRTSLCRSGHHDKGTEDATHDLLKPGSEPHRPSRPNTDFINSNNLVKHDILSKQREVALSRSLFSAVLSLIVGIIVWEAEDPCIPLVVALFTVVSMSLISVVRFFSTIKHKPASDAVALLSFNWFILGTLAYPTLPRVARLLAPFVSSMLERTFKGWLFSSSSM; translated from the exons ATGCTCTGGTATCAGCTCACCGGTGTAGATGATCTGATGGCCCTGTTGCTTGAATTGTTGTCTTTGGTAGTGGGACTGATGGTGAGGCCTTTCTCGCTAGTTAGGCTATCCTTTCAAATCGGTGTGCAAAGCATTTGTTTTGTGGTCCAGACCTGGATAGAAATGCTGAGAACTGTTGTCTATCTTCATTTGGTTATATTCTGGAGACTAACCATCTTGGCAATGGCTTTGTTATCCCTCCCCGTACGAGCTTTTGCTGCATTGTATCGAGAAAGAATG CTGGAGATGCAAATCCGTAGAATGAAAACCGAACTGGAAAATGCCTTCTGGGATAGGAAGGAACTGAAGGAACGACTCCAAATAGCCATCCGAGAATGTAAAATGATGGAGGTGATGCTGAAGGAACTTGAAGGTGAACACGATGAGGCCATTGTTAAAATTGAGCTGTTACTTGAGGAG GTTCAGGATTTGAAGGATGAAATCCGAAGGTTAAAGGAGATCCAGGGAAAAGCATTCTGGGAAAAAAGAGGCCAAGCAGACACGGGAAACGGCTCTAGCATTAAAAACAGCGATCATTTTAGGACATCGTTATGTAGATCTGGCCATCATGACAAAGGGACAGAGGATGCAACGCATGATCTCTTAAAACCAGGATCAGAACCTCATCGCCCTAGTCGACCTAACACTGATTTTATAAACTCAAACAATTTAGTAAAACATGATATTCTGTCCAAACAGAGGGAGGTTGCTTTGTCTCGAAGCCTTTTCAGTGCAGTGTTGTCACTCATAGTGGGGATTATCGTGTGGGAAGCTGAAGATCCATGCATTCCTCTCGTGGTGGCTCTCTTTACCGTTGTCAGCATGTCGTTGATAAGCGTGGTCCGGTTCTTCTCAACCATCAAACACAAACCTGCATCTGATGCCGTTGCTCTCTTGAGCTTCAACTGGTTTATACTTGGTACGTTAGCGTATCCAACGTTGCCAAGAGTTGCTCGTTTGCTGGCTCCCTTCGTTTCGAGTATGCTCGAGCGAACATTCAAGGGATGGTTGTTTAGCTCTAGTTCtatgtga
- the LOC105164993 gene encoding rop guanine nucleotide exchange factor 14: MIMRRRLACCTRDMREVSIDFDEQERIMTYNGLESCILNGHSFDNESGTSRGEGCVTDSFDEDDSSCSSSTNAFGSFSSLWTIMKKDDQCQDEWNSPATPRRYNVKEKLDDGSRLSDVEGMKEKFAKLLLGEDITGGTKGVSTALALSNAISNLAASVFGELWKLEPLPEERKIKWQREMDWLLSPTNHMVELVPAKQNGTNGRTLEIMTPKARADVHMNLPALRKLDSMLIETLDSMVDTEFWYAEVGSRAEGRSRSAGLSKRWWLPSPRVPPVGLSDIERKRLLHQGKLIYQVFKAAKSINENVLVEMPIPLIPCPLLQSGKASLGEELYKILTAESMSAEEMIAYLNLKSEHSALEAINRVEAAVFAWKEKITEQNNGKSPVRTSWSFMKDPLSELDKTESLVYQAEVLLKQLKNKYPNLPQTFLDVTKIQYGKDVGHAILEAYSRVLANLAFSILSRIGDILQEDVMSNPNSPVAMSHLVGARIPGISDSPMLDRVRHSLIHQLNSASGKSFNASEVEAHYEEAKISSVSATPSRSRVWCIGREACHSVSAQNSP; the protein is encoded by the exons ATGATCATGAGGAGAAGATTAGCTTGTTGCACGAGGGACATGAGGGAAGTGAGCATCGACTTTGATGAACAAGAGA GAATAATGACGTACAATGGCCTGGAGAGCTGCATTCTCAACGGCCATTCTTTTGATAATGAAAGTGGCACTAGTAGAGGAGAGGGGTGTGTAACAGATTCCTTTGATGAGGATGATTCCAGCTGCTCTTCCAGCACAAATGCTTTTGGGTCGTTCTCCTCCCTATGGACGATAATGAAGAAAGATGATCAGTGTCAGGATGAATGGAACTCACCAGCCACCCCACGACGCTacaatgtaaaagaaaaactagaTGATGGAAGCCGGCTTTCCGATGTCGAAgggatgaaagaaaaatttgctaagttgcTGCTCGGGGAGGATATTACAGGAGGTACCAAGGGGGTTTCCACTGCATTAGCACTGTCTAATGCCATTTCGAATCTAGCAG CTTCTGTTTTTGGTGAGCTCTGGAAGTTGGAGCCGTTGCCAGAGGAACGAAAGATCAAGTGGCAAAGAGAAATGGATTGGCTGCTCTCCCCAACTAACCATATGGTTGAGCTGGTTCCAGCCAAACAAAACGGCACAAACGGGCGGACATTAGAG ATAATGACCCCCAAAGCTCGAGCAGACGTCCACATGAATCTTCCAGCTCTGCGGAAATTGGATTCCATGCTTATT GAAACACTTGATTCAATGGTTGATACTGAATTCTGGTATGCGGAAGTGGGTAGCCGAGCAGAAGGAAGAAGCAGGAGTGCTGGACTAAGCAAACGGTGGTGGCTTCCTTCCCCCCGGGTACCTCCTGTTGGACTCTCAGACATAGAGAGAAAGAGATTGTTACATCAGGGTAAATTGATCTATCAAGTATTCAAAGCTGCCAAATCGATCAACGAAAATGTCTTAGTTGAAATGCCGATTCCT TTAATTCCTTGTCCTTTGCTTCAGTCCGGAAAGGCAAGCCTTGGGGAGGAACTATACAAAATATTGACGGCAGAGTCTATGTCGGCTGAGGAAATGATCGCCTATCTAAATCTTAAATCTGAACATAGTGCTCTTGAAGCCATTAATAGAGTGGAAGCAGCTGTATTCGCATGGAAAGAGAAAATCACAGAACAAAACAATGGCAAGTCTCCAGTTCGAACATCATGGTCTTTCATGAAAGATCCATTGTCAGAGCTGGATAAGACGGAGTCATTAGTGTACCAAGCCGAAGTACTTCTAAAACAGCTCaagaataaatatccaaaTCTTCCACAGACGTTCCTTGACGTGACAAAAATCCAGTATGGCAAG GATGTGGGGCACGCAATTCTTGAAGCCTACTCCCGAGTTCTGGCCAACTTGGCATTCAGCATTCTGTCCCGGATAGGCGACATTCTGCAAGAAGACGTAATGAGCAATCCCAATTCACCGGTGGCAATGTCACATCTAGTTGGAGCAAGAATCCCCGGAATATCAGATAGTCCAATGCTTGATCGGGTGAGGCACTCCCTCATTCATCAGTTGAATAGTGCAAGTGGAAAATCTTTCAATGCTTCAGAAGTTGAAGCTCATTACGAGGAAGCCAAGATTAGCTCAGTTAGCGCAACGCCTAGCCGGAGCCGAGTGTGGTGCATAGGCAGAGAGGCTTGCCACAGCGTTTCTGCTCAAAATTCTCCTTGA
- the LOC105164996 gene encoding uncharacterized protein LOC105164996 isoform X1 has product MPGWFWRKMLWYQLTGVDDLMALLLELLSLVVGLMVRPFSLVRLSFQIGVQSICFVVQTWIEMLRTVVYLHLVIFWRLTILAMALLSLPVRAFAALYRERMLEMQIRRMKTELENAFWDRKELKERLQIAIRECKMMEVMLKELEGEHDEAIVKIELLLEEVQDLKDEIRRLKEIQGKAFWEKRGQADTGNGSSIKNSDHFRTSLCRSGHHDKGTEDATHDLLKPGSEPHRPSRPNTDFINSNNLVKHDILSKQREVALSRSLFSAVLSLIVGIIVWEAEDPCIPLVVALFTVVSMSLISVVRFFSTIKHKPASDAVALLSFNWFILGTLAYPTLPRVARLLAPFVSSMLERTFKGWLFSSSSM; this is encoded by the exons ATGCCGGG ATGGTTTTGGCGGAAAATGCTCTGGTATCAGCTCACCGGTGTAGATGATCTGATGGCCCTGTTGCTTGAATTGTTGTCTTTGGTAGTGGGACTGATGGTGAGGCCTTTCTCGCTAGTTAGGCTATCCTTTCAAATCGGTGTGCAAAGCATTTGTTTTGTGGTCCAGACCTGGATAGAAATGCTGAGAACTGTTGTCTATCTTCATTTGGTTATATTCTGGAGACTAACCATCTTGGCAATGGCTTTGTTATCCCTCCCCGTACGAGCTTTTGCTGCATTGTATCGAGAAAGAATG CTGGAGATGCAAATCCGTAGAATGAAAACCGAACTGGAAAATGCCTTCTGGGATAGGAAGGAACTGAAGGAACGACTCCAAATAGCCATCCGAGAATGTAAAATGATGGAGGTGATGCTGAAGGAACTTGAAGGTGAACACGATGAGGCCATTGTTAAAATTGAGCTGTTACTTGAGGAG GTTCAGGATTTGAAGGATGAAATCCGAAGGTTAAAGGAGATCCAGGGAAAAGCATTCTGGGAAAAAAGAGGCCAAGCAGACACGGGAAACGGCTCTAGCATTAAAAACAGCGATCATTTTAGGACATCGTTATGTAGATCTGGCCATCATGACAAAGGGACAGAGGATGCAACGCATGATCTCTTAAAACCAGGATCAGAACCTCATCGCCCTAGTCGACCTAACACTGATTTTATAAACTCAAACAATTTAGTAAAACATGATATTCTGTCCAAACAGAGGGAGGTTGCTTTGTCTCGAAGCCTTTTCAGTGCAGTGTTGTCACTCATAGTGGGGATTATCGTGTGGGAAGCTGAAGATCCATGCATTCCTCTCGTGGTGGCTCTCTTTACCGTTGTCAGCATGTCGTTGATAAGCGTGGTCCGGTTCTTCTCAACCATCAAACACAAACCTGCATCTGATGCCGTTGCTCTCTTGAGCTTCAACTGGTTTATACTTGGTACGTTAGCGTATCCAACGTTGCCAAGAGTTGCTCGTTTGCTGGCTCCCTTCGTTTCGAGTATGCTCGAGCGAACATTCAAGGGATGGTTGTTTAGCTCTAGTTCtatgtga